Below is a genomic region from Pleuronectes platessa chromosome 2, fPlePla1.1, whole genome shotgun sequence.
TGTGACTCCCCCGCACCGCGGCCGTCTCGGGGAGCGAGGCGACAGCCCCGAGCCCAAGGACCAGAGGGTGCTGGCCGCGCTGGAGGGCTTGTCTCGGCAGATGGCGGAGTTCGCCGACGATTTAAACCACAAGCTGGACGAAGTGAACATCACGCTGCTGGCGCTGGACGAGAGGATGACCGCGGTGGAGAGCAAAGTCCACGGCGAGCACTGTGTGCTGTCGCTGAAGCGGAAAAGACGCGCGCACAACCCCAAGATTGCGGTAAGAGCCAAGCTCAAGAGAGAAGCCATGGCTCGCTGCTGAGCTCAGAGACTAGCAGACCTGGATAAAGTGTAGACAACTCTGGGTTAAGTTgttagaggaagaagagagcagcGAGGGGCCGAGCTGAAGTAGAGAAACCATCAGATGTGTTCGAGCTGCTCAAACCCTTTGAGTTGTGTTAAGTTTGTTCACCAAAGTGACTTTTTccccatgttgttgttttttacaggaAACTGTGCGACGTCTTCACAACTCTGAGTCAAACGTCTGGCGCTACCAGCCGGAGGAAGGGTAGGATCACACGAACAACAGACGTGTAGTGCAGTGTGTGAAATAGGATCCTTAAGTTGACTTGATCTGACCCTCCTCATCGTTGTGTTCTCGCAGTCTGAGCTCCCCGCACAACGAGGCAGTCACCGAGCACTTGTTCGAAGCTCTCGCTGCAACTCCGTGTTTGCACGGTGTGCCAAATGACGTCATACTATGTAGGTAACTGTGTGATaatgttgtctttttttaattgaattttttGAACACTGGATCTTCTTACAGTGAATAAGCCAGGCTATTTCCGCTTATATCTAACACCCTCGTGTTGTTTTACAGCTGCATGTAAGACGTATTACGAGACCTTGCGAAGGAACTTCCGCTACAGCCAACCGGACCTTGTGGATCAGGCAGCCGCATTGAAAAGCACGGCCCGGAGCCGACAGAGAAGGAAGAGGGTAAGATGAGAGTCATTGGCTGATTCAGTTCCACTTGGAGGTGCAAtgtgtcattgaactgtgcCGTCTGTCCTGATTTTGTCTACAGCTGCTTGAAGCCAGGGAGAGTGTCCTGCTGGCAGATGAGCTGGAGTTCTGGAGGTGCACCACCATTGACATGATGTCGGACGAGGAGGACGGCGAGTGTGAGGGGGCGTCCGGCTGGGTGGTGAGGTGTCCATCGTTCCgcagccaggagctcaccgacctgtgCGCCACACTTCAGACTCGACTAGAGGCGTGTCCCAAGTACGCGGCCACTCACCACAGGCGTCTCACGGGGGACAATTCGGAACGAGTGCCACCTAGAACGTACGACCGAATGGCGGccgtgagacatttcaagcccCACATGATACCCAAGTTCCGTCTGTAGGCCTGTTTGTTCTCTTCACTGTCTGTtccagttgtgtttgtgcacttaGCACTGTGTAAATAAAATTTTGATTCAACATATAGTCCCAAAACGATTAATATTCACATTATCGATGATAGTG
It encodes:
- the LOC128456151 gene encoding uncharacterized protein C14orf93 homolog, translating into MPGRRLSRRSPVTPPHRGRLGERGDSPEPKDQRVLAALEGLSRQMAEFADDLNHKLDEVNITLLALDERMTAVESKVHGEHCVLSLKRKRRAHNPKIAETVRRLHNSESNVWRYQPEEGLSSPHNEAVTEHLFEALAATPCLHGVPNDVILSACKTYYETLRRNFRYSQPDLVDQAAALKSTARSRQRRKRLLEARESVLLADELEFWRCTTIDMMSDEEDGECEGASGWVVRCPSFRSQELTDLCATLQTRLEACPKYAATHHRRLTGDNSERVPPRTYDRMAAVRHFKPHMIPKFRL